The window CGCCCGagagctgggggcagccgggtgcGAGTTTTGGCACGCGGCAGTGCCGAGCAGGGACAGCGGATTTTTCCAGCCCGGATCCGAGGGTCATTAACGTGATTGCGCCGGGGGCCGGCAGCAGCAGACGAGCCCCGAGCAAACACGTAGCAGATGGTCCCGCGGGTGCTGGGACGGCGGTGGGACGGCGGTGATGCCGTGCCGGGGGTGCGGGGACAGCGCCAGGGCTGGCGTTGAAATGCAGCCCCCTCCCGCATCGTGTCCTCCCCCATGTCGTGTTCCCTGTCCCCACGTCTGCACAGCGGGGATTGACGGTTGTTTGTTTTCCGCCCAGATCCCGGGAGAGCTGAGGGCTGTGACCTGCAGCCGGTGACGGCGGAGCCACCCATCACCCTGTCCTATGCCACCAGCACGGTGCCGTGGGGCTGCGTCAGCAGCAGCTCCATGGGCACTGAGCATGAAGTCCACATCCTCAGCGTCGAGTGGTCCAAGGTGAGCGAACAGGGTCCTGGTGCGTCACCCTGGCACTGTCACCCTGGCACTGTCCCCAATGGGCAGGGTGTCCTGGCTGCCAAACTAAGGCACAGGGAGAGGACCCGGATTACCCTTTTCCGTGGTGCCTTTGCTGAGCTTCCCCTCCAAGTGCAGCCGTGGGTGTCTGTGGCCCCGATGGGGATTTAAAGTCTTCAGAGGCAACTTCTCCATCAGCCCACattgctggggctgtccctgtgcTGGATGTCCCAGGAACCCCTGTTTCCCTGGGGAGGTGGCCTGGTCCCTGTAtaggagctgggcagagccacGGGCACCTGATGGGGACAATAacagggagggacagaggaaagggtggaaggagggatggagtgatggagggatggagggagaccACTTGAAGGTGGCCAAGCGAGCAGAAACCTGGTCACCAGCATTTGCACGACCTGCCAAGGGGCAATAACGATGTTGTGGGTGCCCCGGGCAGCTTTTGGGTGAGGATGAGTGCAGgacagcagcggggctggggcttTGTCCttggctggtgctgctgctggcttaTACTGGTGGGAGGGTTTGCACTGGTGCATGGATTTGCACCAGCACGTGAGTTTGCACCGACATGTGGGTTtgcacagctgctctgcagcatggCACGGCTCCCCCGGCGCTGGCTGGTCCCCGGCAAACCCAGCACCCGATTTTGGCCCAGCTTTGGGCTGCCTGGCGCCACGTTTCCCCTCCGccacctcccagctctcccagttctGCTTTTCGGGGGGAGGCGGGAGCTGGGCCCGGAGCCACTGGGGAGGGTGGATTTTGCAAgggcccctctgccccagccggGTGTGACCTGGCCCTGGCACCCCAGCGCCGGGGCCAGGAGTGCCACGGGGTTGTCACCGGCGGCGTCAGGGGACACACACTGATGTCACGGCTGCGGCACCGAGCCCTGCGGTATGTGGGGGGAGCCAGGCAGGGATGCAGCTCCACTTATAGAAGAATTACTGGAAGCCGCTTTCTATAAGCAGATCCccaagatgcaaaaaaaaagaaaaaagaaaaaagaaaaaaataacctgaaagGCGGCGTCGGGGCAGTGGCGAGGCTCCCGCCGCTCGCGCAGCCGAACAATGGAGCGCCGCAAAACACGCGGCAGGAAAAACAACCGCCGGCTCCTCCCCGACGCCCGGGGCCACCCGGGGTCCCCGGCCACCCATGCTCGCCACAGGGCCACTGCCAGGCCGGGATGCCCATGGCCCCATCCCGCCGGCCTCGTGCCCGGGACTCTGGTGGCTGCCTCCACCCGCCGGCCCCCGGCTggttctccctgcctgctgcctggctCAGCACTTTGCGAGCGGTGATTCAGGCGGTGGTTGCCAAACAGTGCCTGGTGTTTCAGCTTCCCCATCCGGCTTTCCagctggaggctgccaggcagtgccagccATGGGGAGCTGTGTGTGCCACCACTGTGCCCCCAGTATCCCTGCACACTGGTACGGCCGGTCCCGAACCTGGAGAGACTGCACGATGCTGATACCGGGCTGGGAAACCCACAGGGGGATGTCCCAGTGCCAGGGGTGGAGATGCTCCAGTCTTCAGTGGGAGGACACCCCGGTGCCCAAGGTGGGGATACTCCAGTGCCCGGGGTGGGGATGCCCTGGCCCCAGTGTGGGGATGCTCCAGTCCTCAacatggggacaccccagtcCCCAGTGTGAGGATGTTCTAGTTGCTTGTGTATGGATGCCCCAGTGCCCAGTGTGGGGACATGGCAGTCCCAAGTGGGGTGACACTCTGGTGCCCAGTACAAAGATTACCCAGTCCCTGACGCAAGGATGCCCTGGTATGGGAGTGCTGTGGTCCCCAGCATGGGGAATGTCCCCATCTCCAGGGTGGGGATGCCCTGGTTCCTCGCTCAGGGTAACTGGGGGGATGTTTTCCCCCTACCAGCGTGGTTACACATCCACGTAGCAACTCTGCATCCCCCAACCTGCTCCCTAAACCCAGCCATGGCTGCCTCCTGCATGGCTCATGCTCAGGGCAAGCCCAAGGGCTCTCCTTGCCCCCTCCATCTCTGGGGACAGGTGGGGTGGCTGGGGGACAACCAGGTAGGTGACAGCAACTGGGGCTTGGTGACCGTGGTGGTGAtgctctccccttttttcccccaggctTCTGCCTTCCCGCTGAAGGTGTCCGTCGTGCCACGAGCTGGTGGCTGCACCCGGCAAGCAGTGCTTTTGCTCCTGTGCGCCCGCTGCTCGGCCGTCGTCACCTCCCCGTGCTCAGACCTGCTCGTCCACACCGTGAGTGCCGCAGCCCCGTGCCGGGAACAACCCcaagggcagcagggatggggcCATTCCTGGAGATATTTGTGGGGTATCCCTGGAGGAGACTGgtcctccatccttggagacaatGCTCGCCGTGCACCGGGGAGGAGGGGACACGCCTGGCTGCTGCCGGTGGCGCTGAGCACGGGGCTGGCCAGGCAGGGAATGACGCACAGGGCTGGAAAAAGCTCCCGTTTCCTCCGGCCGGCGGGAGGAAGGTCAGGGATGGGGTTTGGCTCCAGTGAGCTGAGCTGGGGCCGGGCACTTTGTTAGCAAAATAAACCTCCTGCTTTGTTTGCAGCTAATAATAAAGTGGGCCGAGCTCTCCGCGTGCCGCCGGCCGCCCACGCCACTCCCAGTCCATGGCCCAAAAAACCCCCATTCATCCAGGGTGACCCCTGGCCACGATGGAGCCGGGGCTCCAGGGATGCCCGCCAGGCTTAGCTTTACATCAACATCCTGCATGCCAGGGGTTTTCCACACTTTCCTCACACAAGCATCCCGGGGAGGGATGTGTGttgccccccccaaccctgacTCAGGCTGCTGCTCGCCCTGCAGGACGCCCACCTCAGCCCAGGGACCACCATGACCAGGCCTGAGCTACCCATGGCCCCCAGTGAGGGGCAGCTGCTGGACTGGGCTCGGAGCACCTACGGGGGCATCACATCCTACAGCAAGCTGCGGGACCCCCGCTGGGTCCAGCTCCGCCTGGGAGAaggtgcgtggggctgggggctggtgctggggggacaatggggcagctctccctgctcctgaaTGGTGACAACCCACCAGGAAGAAGCTCAGTCCTGGGGGAGATGCTACGGGGACCGATGTCACCTGGCTCAGAGCATCAGGGTTGGCCCCAAGCATCTCCCCACCCGCTGAGCCATGTTTGTCTTTGGTGACTCCCCCCCACACCACCTCCGCAGATGCCAACAAACACCCAGAGTGTGTCCCCAAGGAGCACTTCAACGCCATGCCACACCTCGAGACCGAGGTCTTCTTCCACGGGGTGAAGGGCTGCTCGCGTGGGGATGCCCAGAGCACTGGGGCTGCCCACATCGTCCGGCTGCAGGCCGAGTCCAGGTACGGTGCGGTGCAGGTGGTGGGACCCTTGGGGGAGGGTGGAACAGGCAGTGGGACATGCTTGGAGATGCTCGGGAAGGGATTGAGGTATCTCAGAGCCCCCCTCCCTCCCGATGTGCAGGAGGGTGATGCTGAGGTTGGGGGGTGTCTCATGGTTTCACAGCTTCCCGGTCACGGAGGTGAACCTGTCCCTGAGTTGTCCCGAGGGAGCCATGAGCAACCAGATCCTCATCCTGCAGAGCCAGGCCAACCTCACCTGGTCCCTCTCAGTCAACAACTGCCACATCCAGTTCCTGGTAGGGCTGAgcaggatgtgtgtgtgtgtgtgtgtcccacgcCCACCAAGGGGGCTGGTGGCATGGGGTGTGGGCAGGAGGGCATCTGGGGACATTGGGAGACGGCAGCCCACTTGCTGCAAGCCCTCCTAATGGGGACAAacccagaagccatccctgccttgagcatcctcagctgtccccatccccactgagcaccaccccccctcccgcctACTCTGTCCACCCCCACCgtaggtctccgggaactacaaGATCGCGCACATGTCCTCACCCCTGCTCCCCGGGGAGCACCTGCCTGACACAGAGGAGGGCCTCATCGCCAAAGCCTTCGAGAAGAACTACAGCGTCATCGCCTCCTACTCTATCATCCCCACCAGCGCCCGTGTCAGCCTGGAGATCCAGGAGCACGGTGAGGCCCCGGGtctgggtgggatggggtgggggtgtgagtcCTGCTGTCCCCGCTAAGCCTCCTCATCTCCCTCTCCCGCCGAGGCAGTCAGGAGGGCGCCCACAACCACtgaccccccagcccccaccgCCAGCTCGCTGCCCCACACGCTGCTGTTCATGCTTCAGCCATGGAAGTGCACGGATGAAACCATGGAGATCGTCATCGCCAGGTCCCAcctggaggtgaggggggggtgtccccgccaCCCACCAGCATCACCCAGGAGGGTCACATCCTGCTCCAGGTGCTCGAGGTGGGTGGAACAGAGGCTGTCCCCAGCCAGTGGGTGACTGCTGGATGCTTTTCTCCCAGCCCATCAAGGACGTGGTGAACATCACCCTGCGGGACATCAGCTGCCAGGCAGAGAAAAATGCCACTCACTTCATGCTGAAAACCCCCCTCAGCCACTGTGGCACCTCACTGGAGGGCAGGGGCCATGCCAACAACGAGGTGAGGTGGGGGGGCTGGCTAGGGCAGTGCCTGGAGCCCCAGTGATGCCCATTCCATCCCATGGTGGGCCTTctccatgccatgccatcccataCCAGTGGGGACAACTTGGCTGAGCCAACCTTTCCCACCTTCTTGCAGCTCATCCTCAACCTGGCCAAGGGCGCAGTGCTCCAGAGCGTGCGGGTAAGAGCCGGGTTTCCCAGCAAGTCCAGGGTGGGACCAcgggaggaggatgctggtgCTGCCACCAGGTGCTGGCGGTGGTCTCAGCACCATTCCCACTTGCAGGTGGCCTTCCAGTGCAATATCCCGCGGGAGCTCTTCCTGCGTCTCTTCCCCACTGCTGCCTTCGAGGTGCCACAGACAGAGCTGGAGGTTAACAAGGAGGCTTTTGTGCAGGTACTGCCGCTGGCTTGGTGCCCAGGAGAGGGGTGTCCAG of the Numenius arquata chromosome 19, bNumArq3.hap1.1, whole genome shotgun sequence genome contains:
- the ENG gene encoding endoglin, whose protein sequence is MGPRAAPLLPLLLALLGRPDPGRAEGCDLQPVTAEPPITLSYATSTVPWGCVSSSSMGTEHEVHILSVEWSKASAFPLKVSVVPRAGGCTRQAVLLLLCARCSAVVTSPCSDLLVHTDAHLSPGTTMTRPELPMAPSEGQLLDWARSTYGGITSYSKLRDPRWVQLRLGEDANKHPECVPKEHFNAMPHLETEVFFHGVKGCSRGDAQSTGAAHIVRLQAESSFPVTEVNLSLSCPEGAMSNQILILQSQANLTWSLSVNNCHIQFLVSGNYKIAHMSSPLLPGEHLPDTEEGLIAKAFEKNYSVIASYSIIPTSARVSLEIQEHGEAPGLVRRAPTTTDPPAPTASSLPHTLLFMLQPWKCTDETMEIVIARSHLEPIKDVVNITLRDISCQAEKNATHFMLKTPLSHCGTSLEGRGHANNELILNLAKGAVLQSVRVAFQCNIPRELFLRLFPTAAFEVPQTELEVNKEAFVQASMRWEDHPADLQLKECWLVAQGQEPVLLVQGGEARGAGVAVLEGPPSSRGRKVWRFRFTYAIPEGSRVPFSASLKCKAGLQNNTIFEKVLEVTVKDSWRPPNNRGLGLAAVLGITFGAFLIGALLTAGLWYIYSHTRPISKLQPVSSTAPASESSSTNHSIGSTQSTPCSTSSMA